AAGCGGCGCATGCGCTCGTGGACGATGCGGAAGACCGGTTCGTTCTCAAGCTGGTTGTCCCAGCCGCGGAACTTCTCGCTGCCGGTGATCTGGTGCACGGCATCCTGCGCTTCCTTGCCCAGTGCGGCCGGCCCGACGATGCCGACCTGCAACTGCGTCGTGCGCAGCCTGTCGCCTTCGCGCGCGTTGTAACCCAGGCCGACCAGCAGCGCCGCTGCATACGGCCGGTCGTCCTCGATGAGGTCGCTGCGACTGAAGTCGGTTGGCGTGTAGATGCCCTGGGCGAAGGTCGCGATCATGTTCTGCTGCTCGAACGTTTCCGACTGCAGCGCACCCAGGTAGCGGTTGACCCACTGGGCAAGTCGCGGGATGCAGGGATCGTTGGTGTAGTCGCGCAGGTTGGGCGACACCAGCGTCAGCTGCACACCGTTGCTGTAGCCCTGGTCCTGGCCACCGATCACGTCGTTGTCGACGCGCAGGTTGACGATGGGTGGAAGCCGGGTGCGGCCGCTGGTGCAATCTTCGCGGCTATGCGCCTGGGCGGTTCCAATGGAGCAAAAGGAGATCGCAGTGGCCGCCAGCAGCCACTTGCCAATGAGATGGGATCGCATGTTTTCCTGCTATCAAGACCCCGGGGCACGCCCTGGGGCTTGACCGGTACCGGGCATCGGGTTGGCGCTTGTGGTCCGCCGTATCGTCGTGCTGCTGATCGGTACTCCGCGGGGACACGCGGAGGTTCAACGAACTCCACGCAGTCCTCGATCCAGAAGACTGGCGCGAGATTAGGGTTGCGCCGCCGCCATGGGTAGCCCTCGCCGCGGACCCTGTGTGTTGTCCCCAGTGCAACAATTCGCCGGCCCCGCGGGCCGGAAAGCGCTTGCCCGGGGCTGGGCGCCTCTTGACCTTGAAGTAACGCCCCCGGGGCTACGCTGCGCGTTGGCATCGCCGCCGCTGCCCTCCCCCTGGGCTGCCAGGGCCTCCAGCGGAAGACGGAGCAATGTTTCAGGGGTGAAACTACCAGCAGAGGGTACATCGATGAACACGAAGTTCCGCACCTTGATCGCCTCCTTCGCAATTGGTTCCGCTGCCTTCATCTGTGGCATTGGCAATGCCGTCGCCGCAGACGAGTGGTTCGTGCTCGGCCAGAAGACGATCAAGACCGCCGACCCCAGCGTGGAGATCAAGAGCTCCGGTGGACGTTGGGAAAAGGACGTCAAGCAGGTCAAGCTGTCGGTCGATGGCGCCGACGTGCAGATCACCTCGCTCGTCCTGCACTGGGACAACCGCCCCGACGACACCTTCAAGGATCTGGGCACGCTCAAGTCAGGCGGGCAGACCGCTCCGAACAATGCGCCGGGCATGAAGGCACGACTGAAGTCGCTGACCGTCCAGTACAAGATCCTGGGCGGCGCGCCGACGGCAGACCTGAAGGTGTGGGGCTACGACTGACCGGAGTTTCGCTTCACTGGCTGATGCTTTCCAACAAGGACCCTGCAAGGCTTCGGCTTTGCAGGGTCTTTCGTTTGCAGCCGGTCAGCGCTACTGCGAGCCACCGGCCTTGGCGGCCACGTCCGCGATGCGCTCGAGCGGCACGTCTTCGACATCTTGCGAAACCACGCGCGCAACGCGCCCTTCGGCATCGCGCTCGAATCGCAGCGGCCCCAGCCCGCCATCCATCGCGAACGTGGACTGCGTCAGCGCCACCAGCTCCTTCGGCGGTGCATCACCTTCGATCACATGCAATTTGCCGTGCCGCATCTCGATCCGGAGCGTCCAGTCGTACTCGTCGATCCGATAGCTGCCGACGTAATCGCGCAGCAGGCGCTGGGGCAGTGCGATGCCGCGCGGCGGCACCAGGCGGTTGGCTGTTCCAAGCGGATGCACTCCGCCGCACACCGCGCAGGCAGTGCTGGGACCGAGGTTGCTGATGCGATGCGCGACCGGGTAGCGCGTGCTGAGGAATGCGTGCAGCGCGGTGAGGTCGGCGTCGTTGAGACGACGATAGAAGAGCCACGGCATCTCCGGCGCGAGCAGGCCCGCCTTGCCGGTGCGGATCACCTGGATGAAGCCCGCCGCGTCGTACGACATGCCGGTGGGATCGGGCGTGATGTTGGCGCTGAGCACCTTGCGTCCGTCCCGCCCGACTTCGTTGCCGCCGGCAAAGGCACCGGGCAGGCGCTTGCCGTCCCACAGCGTGTGGCAGCCGCCGCAGTCGGCAAGCCCGGCCAGGTAGCGTCCGCGCTCCTGTGGTGTGGCGTGCGGGGGCTCGGGCACTGGCGCGGTGATCGGTCTGGGTTCGCCGACAAAGCGCTTGACCTGCTCTGCCGAGAGCACCGTCTGCGGCAGCGTGTTGCGCACCGCGGGCAGCGACCGCAGGTACACCACGACCGAGGCCAGGTCCTCGTCGGACAGCTGTCGGTACGACCGGTACCACATCTGCGGATGCAGCAATCGACCGTCGTGGCCGATGCCCTCGCGGATCGCACGGGCGAGCATGTCGTCGCTCCATCGGCCCGCGCCGGTATGCGGCTCGGGCGTGATGTTCGGCGCGACCAGCCAGGTCTTGCCGTCGGTCTTCCAGACCCGTCCCGCGTACGCGCGGCCGGCGACGATGGGACCGCCCGCCTGCTGCCAGTCGCGCTCGGAGTGACAGGCGGCGCAGGCAAGGATGCCCTCGGTCAGATACTCGCCGCGGGCCCGCCGCACTTCGGTTCGTTCGAAGGTGCGGTCGGTCAGCGGCCGCACCTTCAGACCCGGGATCGGCGCGAGCTGGACGATGGGCCTGGGTGCATCCGCCTGCGGGGCAGAGCAACCGGCCAGCAGCGCTGCAAGGACAAGGGTGAGTCCAGGCTGGAGCTTCGACACCATTGCGCAACTCCGGTCCGAGGTCCAAGAGTCCAACGAGCCGCAGGCCATGGCCCGGACATGCCGGCCGGTCGAGTTCGGGCCGCGACACGTCGTCGGCGCTGCGCCGACAGCTGAATAGCGGGCCCAAACTGGACCGCGACTTTTTCTCGCACACGGGGTGGTCCGATGCGCCTCGAAGGGCTGCTAGATTCGGACCCCTGTCACATTACAGTTGGGGGGCTGTATGCGACCTCTCGTTTTCTCCCTGCTCTCGCTCTTGACGGCGCCGGGCTGGGAAACCGCGCATGCGCACGGCGGTGGCCTCGACAAGAACGGCTGCCACACCAATCGCAAGACCGGTGATCACCACTGCCACCGGGGACCCGCCGTTTCCGCTCTGTCGAGCATGGACCGGTTGAGTCCGGCGTCGCTCGACGAGAGCAGGAAGTCCAATCCCTCACAAGCATTCCGCAACTGCGCAGAAGCACGCGCAGCCGGAGCCGCGCCAGTCCGGCGCGGCGAAGCAGGCTATGGAAGCCATCTCGACCGCGATGGCGATGGTGTCGGCTGCGAGCCGTATCACGGCCGCTAGTCCACCAGCACTCGAACCAGCAGCAGGCACCATGCGCAGAAGACTTACCGACACCAGCAGATATCTCAGTTACGTACTGCGTCATGCCCCCGGTGCGATCGGGTTGACCCTCGATCGCGAAGGCTGGGCAGATATCGATGACCTGATGGCGAGCGCTCGCCAGGCCGGGCACCTGCTCGACGCGCGCGTGATCCGCGCCGTCGTCGAAGGCAACGACAAGAACCGGTTTGCGCTGTCCAGCGACGGGCGTCGTATCCGCGCAGTCCAGGGACATTCGACCGCTGGCGTTGCCATCCAGCGTGAACCGGTGCTTCCGCCCGAGCGCCTGTTCCATGGCACGGCAACGCGCTTCCTCGATGCGATCCTGGTCGATGGCCTGCGGCCTGGCATCCGCCACCACGTGCATCTGTCGGAAGATATCGCCACCGCCAGCCAGGTCGGGCAACGTCATGGCACGCCGGTGGTCCTGACGATCGAGTCCAGGCGCATGCACCAGCAGGGTTACGAGTTCTATCAGGCCGACAACGGCGTGTGGCTGACGGGGCCTGTGCCGAAGGCGTTCATCACGACCTGAGCACCTGCCCCTCTGGCGGCGTCATGCGGCTTCCGCCAGGTGCACGAACAGCCGTCCCAGCGTCACCACATCCTGCAGGTTGTGCTCCGCCACGCGGCGCAGGTTCGCCGACGAACCGCCGCGCAGGAACGACAGCCACGCCGCGGGTGCTTCCGAGCCCGGCAGGTCGTCCTCGCGGACGATGCGCAACGCCTCGCGCTCGATGGTTGCGAGGCGGCAGTTCTCCCAGACGCCTCGATAGCGGCGCCGGGTCGGGAACAACAAGTCGACGTGATCGAGCGCGCTGATCGGGTCGCCCATGCGCGCCAGCCGGAAGCGGGTCTTCAACAGCGGCGCGTCATAGCAGCGACCGTTGTAACTGCACAACACGGTGCGCGGCGTCAGCCACTGGGCGAACGTGCGCAACATGGCCGGTTCGGCAGCCAGCGTGGTGATCGTCAGCTGGCGGATGCGCAGCATGCCGTCACTCCAGTCGGCAGCACCGATCATGAAAGCGCGCGTGCCGGTGCCGCCGGCCAGCCCCGTGGTTTCGGTGTCGAAGAAAAGCAGCGCATCGGTGTCCACCGCGTCATCGCGCTTTGCGAACGCCAGCTGCACCGATGGCGGTGCCTGCATCGGCCGCTCGGACTCGGCCAGGTAGAGGCCGGGCTCGATCTGGGTGCCGGGAACGGAACGGTCGTGCGAAATCACCGGCGACGGTGAATGTCGCTGGCGAACACCCAGCAACCGCCGTAGCGCATCGAGCTGGGCACCTGGGTCCGGTCGCTGCGTCCCCGGAGTCGGTGCGGCAAACGGCCCGGGAGGAATCCGGCCCTGGTCCGGGGCCTTGCCAGCCAATGGCTCACCCGCCTGTTGCCGCAGCGCGCGCAACTTCTCGAGCGTGACCGTCATGCGCGCACCGCGTCGCCATGGCCGCCATGGCCACCGGACTGCAATTCACGCGCGTCGATCAACAGCGACAGGACCCGCCGCGCCAGGGCTTTTGGCGTGGTGCCCTCGCCTTCCTCGCTGGCGGCCAGGATCGGGCCGACGCATGCCGGGCATCCGCTGCGGCAGTCGCACCGTTCGACCAGTTCCATCGCGCGCAGCACCAGCTCTTCCTGGCGTCGCCATAGCGGCTCGCTGAGGCCCACGCCGCCCGGGAAGTTGTCGTACAGGTACACCGTCGGCACGAACTGCTGGACCTCCGCGAGTTCGACGCCTACCCCCTCCACGCCGCGCAGCGTGCCGCGACCGCCCTGGTCGCTGCTGGCGAACCACGCACCGTCGCCATTGCCGACGGCCTTCTGCAGGTCGCGCGCATCGGCCATCACGGCCACAGTCGCGACGATGTGCAGCGCATAGGCGGCACCGAGGAAGCCATCGAGCGCGTCCTGCCGGCTGGAGAACCACGACAGCAGCGTCGCCTGCGGCAGCTGCCACCACACCGACGTGGTGTGCAGCTCCTGGTCGGGCAGGTTGACCGGGCCGTAGCCGATGTTCTCGTGGGTGTAGTAGCGGATCTTCTTGAAGCCCGACACGCGCCGTACCACGTGCACCTCGCCGTGGTTCGCATCGCCCTGCCCCGCGGCGCAGCCGTCGAAGCGCTCGAGCACCTTGAGCCTGGTGTAGTCGATCGAGTCGGTGTAGTAGTCGACGTGGGTGCGCTGCACGTAGGACTTGCGCCCCTCCCAGTCCAGGCGTTCGACCTGGTAGGGCGTGGACTGGACCATGTGGATCGCGCCCTCGTACAGCGTCAGCGCGGCCGCCGAGTAGTCGACCTCGGCGATGATGGTCTGGCGGCCGTCGGTGCGGTCAACGACGACGAAGTTGCCATCGGCGACCGAACGCAGCGACACCGCGTTGGCCGGGTAACTGTCGGCGATCCATTCCCAGCGCTCGCCCTCGCGATGGACCACGGCGGACTCGGCCAGCGCTTCCAGATACACCTCCGGCTCGATCGGCCCAAACATCTCGCGCGTGTTGAACGCCAGCTCGAAGGCCGCACAGCGGATGTGGTCGAACAGGATCAGGGGCTGGTCCGGCGCGGTGCGCGCATGCTCGGGTGGACTGTCGGCGAAGAAGTCCGGGTGACGCACCATGTACTGGTCCAGCGGCTGCGAGTTGGCGACCAGGATTCCGAGGCTGGGCTGCTGGCGGCGACCGGCGCGGCCGAAACGCTGCCAGGTCGCGGCAACGCTGCCGGGATAGCCGTTGAGCACCACCACGTCGAGACTGCCGATGTCGACGCCCAGTTCCAGCGCCGAGGTCGAGATGATCCCGTCGATGCGCCCATCGCGCATCGCCCGCTCGGCATCGCGGCGCTCGCTGGGCAGGTACCCGCCGCGGTAGGCGCGGATGCGTGGCGGCTTGCGCGGGTCGTGGTCGAACACGTCCTTGAGGTACTTGGTCAGCACCTCGACCATCAGCCGCGATTGCGCGAACACCAGCGTCTTGAGCCCGGACTTGATGGCGATGCGGGCGATGCGGTTGCTCTGCGACCGCGCCGAGGCGCGCAGGCCCAGGTCGGCGTTGACAACCGGCGGATTCCACAGCAACACGTGCTTGTCGCCGGTCGGCGCGCCGGACTCGGTGATCGCATGCACGCGGTCTTCGATCAATGCCTCGGCGTGCGCCTGCGGATTGCCGATCGTCGCCGAGCACAGGATGAACTGCGGACGCGCGCCATAGAACGCGCAGATCCGCTTGAGCCTGCGCAGCACGTTGGTGACATGGCTGCCGAACACGCCGCGATAGGTATGCACTTCGTCGATCACCACGTAGCGCAGGTTCTCGAAGAACTGCGCCCACTTGGTGTGGTGCGGCAGGATCGCCTGATGCAGCATGTCCGGGTTCGACACCACGATGTCGCCGTGCAGGCGGATCGCCTGGCGCGCATCGCCCGGGGTGTCGCCGTCGAAGGTGAATGCCTTCACGCCAAGGTCGCCGGCACGATTGAGCTCCAGCAGTTCGGCAACCTGGTCCTGCGCCAGCGCCTTGGTCGGAAACAGGTACAGCGCCTTGGCCCGGGAGGTCATCGCCGCTGCCACCACCGGCAGCGTGTAGCACAGTGATTTGCCCGACGCGGTCGGCGTGACGATGGCGACGTTGTCGCCGCGCTGCGCCGCACCCCAGGCCTGCGCCTGGTGGCTGTAGAGGCGTTCGATCCCGCGTGCACGCAAGGCCTGCGCCAGCGCCGGCGGCAGGTCCGGTGGCAGGTCGGCATAGCGTCCTTCGCCGCCCGGGAGGGTGAAGCTGCCGGTGATGCGACCGGCGTAGCGCCGCGATAGCGCCTGCGCGAGCAGCCCGCTGTCGGCCGCGGGGCGACCGTCCTCGCGCAACGCGATCGCGCGCTCGTCCGTGTCGTGTTTCAAGGCAAGCGCATGGGTCGCCGGTGCCATCGTCTTCTCCTGCTGGGCCGGTCGCGAGTGGATGCCATGGCCGTCTCAACGGCTGCGACGGCAGGCACCCCGCCGTTGACGCTGCGCTATCACCCGCAGGCGTACGTTCAGGCAGTTCGAGTCTTGTTCCCTGAGACGGCGGAAGTGGAGGCTGCCGCCATGACACATCCGACCCCCTCCCTGCACAGTCCGATCTCGGTCCGGCCCAGGCCTGCCCCCTTTGCCGGTTCCAATCCCTACCTGGATCGGCCCTTGGCGCAACTGTTCGCTGCCTGCCAGCAGCGCGCCGAAGGCTTGCTGCGCCGCGACCAGAGCTACACCGCCGCCGAGCGCGCCAGCCTCGCCCAGGACACGGCCCATCTGCTGCTGGCGGTGTCGCCGGCGCTGGCCCATGGCGAGGAGATGCCGGGGAGCCCGGCGCGGGCGATCCTGCAGGGCCGCGGCGACTTCGTCGAGGAGCATTGGCGCGCGCACGAGTCGGCGTTGCGCAGCGCGCGCTACCGGACGCTGGTGATGGCGTCGGACCTGGCCTTGGGCGGCCATGCCCGTGTCTGGCGGCGCGATGCCCGCGTCGACGGCGACCTGATCTACGACGTGGCCCTGTCCAGCGAGATGGGGCTGCTGCGTGCGCTCAGCGAGCTGGCGAAGCTGCGCATGGTCGCGCCCACGCGCCGGCGGTAGCGGGTCAGAAAATCCCTACCCCGTCACGCGCTCTAGACCGATGGTATTGCCCCAGGTTCAGGCGCGATTCTGGTCGCACCCCGGCAGCCCGGTTTATGCGATAGCACGGATGCCGCTCAGCAATGGAAAGATGACCGTCACCTTGAGCAGGTGATCAGCTGGGCCGGGGTACCTTCAGCTTTGCTGGTACACAATCTCGCCATCGTCGTACCCACGGAAACGTGCTCCCCCTATGGCCACGACCAATGCCAGCGAGCGTGCGCTCGCCAGGATCCGTATTCCCTCGAGTGCCTCGCGACTGTCGCGAAGCGCGCGGGCACGCCGCGCCGTGCTTCGCTACCTTGCGGTCTGGGCCGCCGTGGCCGCACTGGCCCTGATCGCGCAGACCGTGGCGCCCGCCGCCAGCTGACGCACCCCACTCCAGCCCCCGCCGTGCGCCGTAGTATGCTCGCCGTCCCATCACGGTGGAGCGGCGGCATGACGTACGAGTCGAACTGGAAACGCTGGAACGGACCTGCCCTGCTGCTGTCGTTGCTGGCGGCACTGGTGCTCGCCGGTTGTTCCAGCGGCCCGGTGCGCCGCGTCTCCGAGCCCTCCGCCCGCATCCAGCAACTGACCGTCCGCGCCGATGGCAGCTGGTCGGCCGACCTGCGCATCGAGAACTTCAGCAGCATCCCGATGCGCTTCGAATCCGTCGACCTGGCCCTGAAGGTCGCAGACACCCCGGCCGGCAACCTGCGCGCGCAGCCGGGGCTTTCGATCGGCCCGGAATCGGCCGACGTCATCACCGTGACCGTGGCGCCGCAGGCGGCCGCCAAGCTCGCCGCGGCCGACGCGCTCTCGGCCGGCCGCAGCCTCGCCTACGAACTCAACGGCCGTATCGATGCCACGCCCGACCAGGGCAAGTTGCGCAGCTTCGAAGTCGAGCGCAGCAGCGCGCTGAGCCCTGCCCCCGGACTTCCGGGCGTGCTGCGCTGATCCTTCCTTCCTGGTAGTGCCGGGCCGCTGCCAAACGACCACCGGTGCTTCGCTTCCACTGACGAGATTCCCATGAGCAGTTACAACGCCCCCCTCGCCGACATGCGCTTTGTCCTGTTCGATGTGCTCGGCGCCGAAGCACAGTTCCAGCGCATGGGTTTCAACGACGCCACGCGCGACGTGCTCGATGCCGTACTCGACGAAGCCGCCCGGTTCACCGAGACCGTGCTGGCGCCGCTCAACGGCGTCGGCGACCGCGACGGTTGCACGCTCGACCAGGCCACCGGCCAGGTCACCACGCCGCCGGGATTCAAGCAGGCGTACGCGCAGTTCGTCGACGGCGGCTGGTCGGGCCTGACCTCGCCGGCCGAGTTCGGCGGCCAGGGCATGCCGCATGCAGCCGGTGTGCCGCTGAAGGAAATGATCGACGCGGCCAACCTGGCATGGGGCAACTTTCCGCTGCTCTCCCACGGTGCCACCGAGGCACTGCTGCACCATGGCGAAGCATGGCAGCAGGAAGCCTTCCTCAAGCCACTGGTCGAAGGACGCTGGACCGGCACCATGTGCCTGACTGAGCCGCATTGCGGCACCGACCTGGGCCTGCTGCGCACCCGCGCCGAGCCGCAGGCCGACGGCAGTTACGCGATCACCGGCACCAAGATCTTCATCACCGCCGGCGAGCACGATTTCACCGACAACATCGTCCATCTGGTGCTGGCGCGCCCGCCCGATGCTCCTGCAGGGAGCAAGGGCATCTCGCTGTTCGTCGTGCCCAAGCGCCGCGTCGATCGCGACGGCAACGTCGGTGACGCCAACGCGGTGCGCTGCGGCAGCCTCGAACACAAGATGGGCATCCACGCCTCGGCCACCTGCGTACTCAATTTCGACGGCGCCCAGGGCTACCTGATCGGCCATCCCCACAAGGGCCTGGCGGCGATGTTCACGATGATGAATACCGCCCGCCTCGCGGTCGGCCTGCAGGGCCTGGGCCTGTCCGACCGCGCCCTGCAGAACGCGCTGCGTTACTCGCGCGAGCGCCTGCAGATGCGCGCGCCAGCAGGGCCGATGTTCCCGGCCAAGCCGGCCGACCCGATCATCGTCCACCCGGACGTGCGGCGCATGCTGCTGACCTGCAAGGCGCTCGTCGAAGGCGGCCGCGTCATGGGTTACGACGCCGCGCTGCAGGTCGACGTCGCCCACCATTCACCCGATCACGCCGAGCGCAAGCAGGCCGATGACTTCGTCGGATTCATCACGCCGATCGTCAAGGCCTGCCTGACCGAGTGGGGCGTGGAATGCACCTACCACGCACTGCAGTGCTTCGGCGGCCACGGCTACATTGCCGAGCACGGCATGGAGCAGCTCGCCCGCGATGCGCGCATCACCACGCTGTACGAAGGCACCACCGGCATCCAGGCACTCGACCTGCTCGGCCGCAAGATCATGCAGCTGCAGGGCGCGGGACTGAAGGTGTTCCTGGGCCAGGTGGCGGCGTTCTGCGATGCGCATGGCGATGACGCTTCACTGGCCGACTTCATCGCACCGCTGCGCGAAAAGGCAGCGCAGTGGCAGCAGATCACGATGCAGGTCGGCAAGCGTGCCGCCGGCAATCCCGATGAGATCGGTGCGGCCTCGTACGACTACCTGATGTATTCGGGCTATGTCGTGCTGGCCTACTGGTGGGCGCGCAGCGTTGCCGCCGCCGATGCATCGGCGCAGCCGCAGGCATTCAAGGACGACAAGCGCGCAACGGCCCGCTTCTACTTCGCCCGCATCCTGCCGCGCACGCTGGCCCACGCGGCCGCCATCGAAAGCGGCTCGGCCGGTCTGCCGGAGCTCGCTGTCGACGTTGCCTGACGTCCAAGCGTCTGCCTGGTGACCCCGGACTGTGGCCTTTCTTGGCCGCAGTCATTGCCGCGGGTGAACGGCAGGTACACAAAATGTAAACAAAGGCGTATAAGCTGGTTTCCCAATGGAGACCGATAGAGCAACGCTTCGTTTGGTCAGAACCGGAACCGATCTGGGTCCGGACACGCCCCTCTTCGCTCCGCGCCCCGCACTCGACCGGCTCAATTCGGTTCGACTGCTCTCACTCGACGCGCATGGCCGGGTCCTCGACTGGATGAGCTGGCAGGATGCGACCTGCCTCTACGTGCGCGGTGCCGTCGCCTGGACACTCGGCGATCCCTGCCTGCAGGTGCACGGCGGCATCAACCGGATCAGCGGCGAGCAGAGCGTGATCGAGCTGCACCCGATCGTCGCCGCACGCAGCCACGCACGCACGCATGCACTGGATCCGACCCCCGCACTCACCAACGCCGCGCTGTTCGCACGCGATGGCTACCTGTGCATGTACTGCGGCCACGACTTCAGCCGGCCGCACCTGACCCGTGACCACGTGATGCCGGTATCGAAGGGCGGTCGCGACATCTGGGAGAACGTGGTCGCCGCCTGCTTCCACTGCAATTCGCGCAAGGGCAACCGCACCCCGCAGCAGGCCAGCATGCCGCTGCTGGCCGTGCCCTATCGGCCGAGCTGGGTCGAGCATCTGATCCTGTCGAACCGCAACATCCTCGCCGACCAGATGGCGTTCCTGCGCAACCAGCTGCCCAAGAACGCACGATTGCAGGCTTGAGGCACGCCCGGGTGGGTGCGCCGGGAATCCGGCCCACGACCCGCCCATGACTCCCGTTCGGCGCTTAAGCCCTCCCACACGCACCCGCGGCACGGGACCGTGATGCCTATCGCGTTTTTTCGCGCGCTAGCAGACAACCTAAATACACACCTGACACAAAACGCTCACTTTCGACGCGCTGCGCGCGTTGACGAGTGTGAGGGCGTCCGCAACACTCGCGAACCATTGCAATTCAACGGAAGCGACGATGCGCCTGACCCTTGGTCTGACGGGCATGGACCCGGCCACGGAGACCGCCCTGCAGGCGGCCTTCCAGGCCGCCAACGGTCGCCTCGGCGGACGCTGGCAAATGTTGCCGGACACCCAGGCTGACTATGTCATCGTCGACATGGACAGCATGTACGGTCCGATGAGCTGGCTGCGGTTGCACGCCGCCGGCAAGAGCGTCATCGCCCTGACAGTTTCCCAGCGCAGCCAGACCGATTTCCGCCTCGC
Above is a genomic segment from Lysobacter sp. S4-A87 containing:
- a CDS encoding RNA 2'-phosphotransferase, encoding MRRRLTDTSRYLSYVLRHAPGAIGLTLDREGWADIDDLMASARQAGHLLDARVIRAVVEGNDKNRFALSSDGRRIRAVQGHSTAGVAIQREPVLPPERLFHGTATRFLDAILVDGLRPGIRHHVHLSEDIATASQVGQRHGTPVVLTIESRRMHQQGYEFYQADNGVWLTGPVPKAFITT
- a CDS encoding lipid A deacylase LpxR family protein; the protein is MRSHLIGKWLLAATAISFCSIGTAQAHSREDCTSGRTRLPPIVNLRVDNDVIGGQDQGYSNGVQLTLVSPNLRDYTNDPCIPRLAQWVNRYLGALQSETFEQQNMIATFAQGIYTPTDFSRSDLIEDDRPYAAALLVGLGYNAREGDRLRTTQLQVGIVGPAALGKEAQDAVHQITGSEKFRGWDNQLENEPVFRIVHERMRRFSSSDGAHGWGWDTIAHYGGSFGNLATYLNTGAEFRVGVNLPDDFGSTPLRPAGENTAPTRERQSQYVPGAHLFVTFDTRWVLYDITLDGNTFRDSHSVDKRHAVANIGYGVALMRHRWKFALARYHGTREFDGQRETPVFGSFTISRAF
- a CDS encoding ribonuclease H-like domain-containing protein produces the protein MTVTLEKLRALRQQAGEPLAGKAPDQGRIPPGPFAAPTPGTQRPDPGAQLDALRRLLGVRQRHSPSPVISHDRSVPGTQIEPGLYLAESERPMQAPPSVQLAFAKRDDAVDTDALLFFDTETTGLAGGTGTRAFMIGAADWSDGMLRIRQLTITTLAAEPAMLRTFAQWLTPRTVLCSYNGRCYDAPLLKTRFRLARMGDPISALDHVDLLFPTRRRYRGVWENCRLATIEREALRIVREDDLPGSEAPAAWLSFLRGGSSANLRRVAEHNLQDVVTLGRLFVHLAEAA
- a CDS encoding c-type cytochrome — its product is MVSKLQPGLTLVLAALLAGCSAPQADAPRPIVQLAPIPGLKVRPLTDRTFERTEVRRARGEYLTEGILACAACHSERDWQQAGGPIVAGRAYAGRVWKTDGKTWLVAPNITPEPHTGAGRWSDDMLARAIREGIGHDGRLLHPQMWYRSYRQLSDEDLASVVVYLRSLPAVRNTLPQTVLSAEQVKRFVGEPRPITAPVPEPPHATPQERGRYLAGLADCGGCHTLWDGKRLPGAFAGGNEVGRDGRKVLSANITPDPTGMSYDAAGFIQVIRTGKAGLLAPEMPWLFYRRLNDADLTALHAFLSTRYPVAHRISNLGPSTACAVCGGVHPLGTANRLVPPRGIALPQRLLRDYVGSYRIDEYDWTLRIEMRHGKLHVIEGDAPPKELVALTQSTFAMDGGLGPLRFERDAEGRVARVVSQDVEDVPLERIADVAAKAGGSQ
- a CDS encoding DEAD/DEAH box helicase; translated protein: MAPATHALALKHDTDERAIALREDGRPAADSGLLAQALSRRYAGRITGSFTLPGGEGRYADLPPDLPPALAQALRARGIERLYSHQAQAWGAAQRGDNVAIVTPTASGKSLCYTLPVVAAAMTSRAKALYLFPTKALAQDQVAELLELNRAGDLGVKAFTFDGDTPGDARQAIRLHGDIVVSNPDMLHQAILPHHTKWAQFFENLRYVVIDEVHTYRGVFGSHVTNVLRRLKRICAFYGARPQFILCSATIGNPQAHAEALIEDRVHAITESGAPTGDKHVLLWNPPVVNADLGLRASARSQSNRIARIAIKSGLKTLVFAQSRLMVEVLTKYLKDVFDHDPRKPPRIRAYRGGYLPSERRDAERAMRDGRIDGIISTSALELGVDIGSLDVVVLNGYPGSVAATWQRFGRAGRRQQPSLGILVANSQPLDQYMVRHPDFFADSPPEHARTAPDQPLILFDHIRCAAFELAFNTREMFGPIEPEVYLEALAESAVVHREGERWEWIADSYPANAVSLRSVADGNFVVVDRTDGRQTIIAEVDYSAAALTLYEGAIHMVQSTPYQVERLDWEGRKSYVQRTHVDYYTDSIDYTRLKVLERFDGCAAGQGDANHGEVHVVRRVSGFKKIRYYTHENIGYGPVNLPDQELHTTSVWWQLPQATLLSWFSSRQDALDGFLGAAYALHIVATVAVMADARDLQKAVGNGDGAWFASSDQGGRGTLRGVEGVGVELAEVQQFVPTVYLYDNFPGGVGLSEPLWRRQEELVLRAMELVERCDCRSGCPACVGPILAASEEGEGTTPKALARRVLSLLIDARELQSGGHGGHGDAVRA
- a CDS encoding acyl-CoA dehydrogenase C-terminal domain-containing protein, producing the protein MSSYNAPLADMRFVLFDVLGAEAQFQRMGFNDATRDVLDAVLDEAARFTETVLAPLNGVGDRDGCTLDQATGQVTTPPGFKQAYAQFVDGGWSGLTSPAEFGGQGMPHAAGVPLKEMIDAANLAWGNFPLLSHGATEALLHHGEAWQQEAFLKPLVEGRWTGTMCLTEPHCGTDLGLLRTRAEPQADGSYAITGTKIFITAGEHDFTDNIVHLVLARPPDAPAGSKGISLFVVPKRRVDRDGNVGDANAVRCGSLEHKMGIHASATCVLNFDGAQGYLIGHPHKGLAAMFTMMNTARLAVGLQGLGLSDRALQNALRYSRERLQMRAPAGPMFPAKPADPIIVHPDVRRMLLTCKALVEGGRVMGYDAALQVDVAHHSPDHAERKQADDFVGFITPIVKACLTEWGVECTYHALQCFGGHGYIAEHGMEQLARDARITTLYEGTTGIQALDLLGRKIMQLQGAGLKVFLGQVAAFCDAHGDDASLADFIAPLREKAAQWQQITMQVGKRAAGNPDEIGAASYDYLMYSGYVVLAYWWARSVAAADASAQPQAFKDDKRATARFYFARILPRTLAHAAAIESGSAGLPELAVDVA
- a CDS encoding HNH endonuclease — its product is METDRATLRLVRTGTDLGPDTPLFAPRPALDRLNSVRLLSLDAHGRVLDWMSWQDATCLYVRGAVAWTLGDPCLQVHGGINRISGEQSVIELHPIVAARSHARTHALDPTPALTNAALFARDGYLCMYCGHDFSRPHLTRDHVMPVSKGGRDIWENVVAACFHCNSRKGNRTPQQASMPLLAVPYRPSWVEHLILSNRNILADQMAFLRNQLPKNARLQA
- a CDS encoding LEA type 2 family protein, which encodes MTYESNWKRWNGPALLLSLLAALVLAGCSSGPVRRVSEPSARIQQLTVRADGSWSADLRIENFSSIPMRFESVDLALKVADTPAGNLRAQPGLSIGPESADVITVTVAPQAAAKLAAADALSAGRSLAYELNGRIDATPDQGKLRSFEVERSSALSPAPGLPGVLR
- a CDS encoding excalibur calcium-binding domain-containing protein, which codes for MRPLVFSLLSLLTAPGWETAHAHGGGLDKNGCHTNRKTGDHHCHRGPAVSALSSMDRLSPASLDESRKSNPSQAFRNCAEARAAGAAPVRRGEAGYGSHLDRDGDGVGCEPYHGR